A region of the Falco peregrinus isolate bFalPer1 chromosome 19, bFalPer1.pri, whole genome shotgun sequence genome:
GACCTGCTGTGTGCCCACACCATGCAGACTCACCCAGCTTAAATCTACACTGGTATTTTCCTCTACCAGGCACTTCCCAGATATCAGTACTGGGAAAAAACTCTTTTATTACATAGATGTGACACAGGAGTCTAGCTGCACCATCCCCCAAAGCACACGTATAAAGGCCTCTGGGTCAAACAGGCTAGGTTCCTGCCTTGAGGAAGTGGACTCCATGCAGGCATTGCAAAAAAAACAGGATTGTCACAGATTAAATGCTAAATGCACAGGATGTTCCAGAGATGACCAGGAAATGCCTTGTGAGGAGATTCAGgcagttcagtgctgctgagagacacctgactgcatcagcttcttcagtgcgtccttcagctcctggttcctcatgctgtagatgagggggttcactgctggaggcaccaccgaGTACAGAACTGACACCaccaggtccagggatggggaggagatggaggggggtTTCAGGTAGGCAAATATGGCAGTGCTGACAAAGAGGGAGACCAtggccaggtgagggaggcacgtggaaaaggctttgtgccgtccctgctcagaggggatcctcagcacagccctgaagatctgaaCGTAGGACAGCACAATGAAAACGAAACATCCACAGACTAAACAGGAACTAGCCACAataagccccacttccctgaggtaggtgtgtgagcaggagagcttgaggatctgtgggatttcacagaagacctgtcccagggcattgccttggcagagcggcagtgacagtgtattggccgtgtgcagcgcagcatTGAGAAACCCActgtcccaggcagctgctgccatgtggacacaagctctgctgcccagcagggtcccgtagtgcaggggctgccagatggccacgtagcggtcataggccatgacggtgaggagagaacactctgctgaaaggaaaaagacaatcaggaagagctgtgcagcacatccagggtaggagatgtccctggtgtcccagagggagttggccatggctttggggagagtggtggagatggagcctaggtcgaggagggagaggttgagtaggaagaagtacatgggggtttGCAGGTGGTGGTCGCACACTATGGCAGTGATGATGAGGccgttggccatgagggcagccaggtagatgcccagggagagccagaagtgcaagagctgcagctcccgcgtgtctgcaaatgccaggaggaggaactgggagatggagctgctgttggacatgtgctgcctctgggcatatggtcctgtcacaggagaaaaagacagtgaTAATTTAGGGGAgacttctgcaagcaaaatcaaagccatttcccacagaccatccccccgtcacacacagacatccctctcttttctcggagaccttcctgcagctgtgtggctgcagccctgcttggtgctggccGTGTGGGTGATGAAGAGCAGGGCATCTGCCCACGGGCTCTtgaccagccagccccactctgcagcagtgggtgggggcagggaccaGTCCTGGTGTTTAACTTTGTCCTCTGAAACCAGTGCCAACGCAGAAGGGCTGGTCAGCGTCTGCAGCGCCAGTGCTAAGGAACGGGAAGGGTGAAGGCACTGTAAGAGAgctttagtttttttcacagctcccccccatctctcctgttgagtattttcagatgtcagaaaagcagagcatttttgcTGCCCTCCGGTGGAACAGAGTGAGGTCTGTGAGGCAAGAGGATTGCCTGTGGGTGAGTGCACAGTGAGGGGAGGTGGTCTGTCCTTCTGGTTCCCAGTTTCTATGGGCTTGCACCTTCCTGAGATGAATGGTGGCCACACTCCCATGTTACCCTGAAATACcacaaggcactgctgagaacggactgacccaccacagaccagTAAAGGTTGTAGACTTTCATCAGAACTCAGcatcccacccacagcaaaggatacacagctcatttcacccaccccaacagtgttttctccatcacagaaacTCTACGCCTCTATGTGGGGCTTTCAGATCACTATTGGGTGCGAGGGGACAGGTTTCCACTCTGGAGGGCAACTCGCTGCTTGGAAGGGAACTTCAAGGAGGTAGCCAAGTGCCCTAACAAGAGCATCAGGTTCAGGGAGaaccagccccttgcccagccccacatagggcattgcccacagccccacagctgagaggaaagctgggacacttGTTCCCATGGACACACCTGCAGGAGAGGACCCACAAGGTCAGAGtgtgactctgcagctgaaacacccatccccagagagcctgacagcaagagctagagaataaaactaacccaaaacggcagagaaagaagtaaaattgcacTGATGGTCTAGGTAAGAGTGTCCAGGGCGAGCGAGCCAGGCACTGAGGGCAGCGTtgcccttgcccagctctgctcgccacctcccacacaccaacactgccgggcagctgctctcagcccctgtgctctgcagagggaccggggcacgtggctgcagagctgcaccgcggctctgctggagctctggctgcagagggggtggcTCACGCCtcgggacccccagccctgagggcagaggctttgctggggggagagcaggCCAGGGGGATGCCTCAGAGAAAGGGGTCTGCACTGCACATGGTCAGAGagagctttctgattctcccttCCACAACAATTCTGTCTGAAGTTTCCTATCAGTCCTTGCAATATCCTGGATGTCAGGAGACTTTCCTTGTGGGACGTatctccctgtgccaggtcttTCCCTGTCAGTGCTCACAGACCACATCTCTGCCTCTGAGCACTGGCCCCACACAAACGTGCCTCTCTgaagggcactggctgggcacagggtcCTGTCCGCAGGGGGAAAAGGGCAGCTCAGAACGACCCTGATGGCTCCAGcaaatgtgctgctgctgctgttcataggcggaggagtggctgagggcactTCAGGAGGCTCCTGGCAGACCTCCTCATCACTCAGAGTTACAGCTGGCAGtctcagggacatcttcaaactCGAGATCtccattaacatttctgcctcccctctcctgcccccaacaacagaaaactgaaaacacagattgagGAGAGCCCTGGATTTATCATAGCAATCCCTGCGCTGACCTTCGATACGAAAAGTCTCATCCAGACATATTCTGAGGGTAACCTATACTTGTAAGCAGCGCTCACCCTTGCGGCACACTCTCAACAGCAGAGAGATCCTTCCCTATCAGGGGTCGGTCCATACGCCCCCAGAGCTGTCGGGAGCCcccagcaggctgagagctgcccctggcaggcggcagagcccctgccccagcacacagccccctgggctgcagggaccctgctggcaaggacagccctgggcacccctgcctgcacagccaccttcacagccctgcagccggccctggcacaaggcagcccacatgccctggccctcccacgctgcagcagggaagccctgctctgcagcacactggcctcctccacagcaaaaggctcccacacggtcccacaggctgggggggccccagctgctgcagacccggctaggaactgcagaggcattgccctgcagccacacacttaccggctccagggctctgcagatttctccagcagggagctctcagcagccccccaccaagggctgcttttgagctctccctgcctccctcctctgcccctctgggctccctccaggtgtccctggggctgcaggggaacctgctgggcagcaggatgaggcaatccCTCACGGGCCTTGCCTCTCCTGGGGGGacacacttatttccagcagtggcaattcccttactagaaaaagttttctgcaggagTATCAACTTTTGTTAACCCATTACTAGAGAGGAcaccaggaaaactgcagcaaaggatccaAGTACTCCTAAAGgagcgtgtgtgtatgtgtgtgtctggtggttctgcaggcaggggcagggaggatgtCTTCAGAGCTTCagtaagccctgcagagcccatttcagcacttcattgcaCAGTCCGAGGGGTCAAGACCCAGCTCTCCTTTGCccaggccatgtctctgctctgaagcaaagcctttgcacccccgggctcggggacacttggtaccaggttgccttatggccaggcagagctgggctggtgccacagctggggggcttcagcccagatgtgcagcagtgccctcagccaggggcccacgcagaggcagctgcagcccgtcctgttgcagacagagctgtgacactgagggaaccaagtgccaaggcaggtggcagagctcagcacagctgctcggcaaggacagcagcctccaacagcCCAGGCATCCACCACGCGGTTTAGACCGGTGAGGCAATTCCAGGGCACCCGAAGGAGTgttccctccttctgcacaggccacagcctgccagtgtATGACCTGGGGgctgcactctgctgctctcctgcctcactgcCCCTGGGAGACGAGACTCCACCATTGCTTTGCTCCTAGTACCAAGGTGGACACGAATGATGCAGGGTTTCAGATCCAGGGGAGCATCACAGCTGTTGGcccatctggcagctgtgctagaaTACTGATGTAAACAACCTACAGACACATAAAGGAGCATTGtcactgtgctgccctgtgaCTGTCAGTAGGTGGTTACTTGACCACTGGCTTGCAGGATCCCACCAAGCCTCTGTCtcgctgctcccctccttcttcactcacCTTGATGTCTGTAGGGTTGTTCTCTCACatcattctcactcctctccctttctgctttgtccTTTCTGCCATAGGgtatcacagaggtgccactAGAATTGCTTATTGGCTCAGgtttgggcaggggctggtctATTTTGGAGTCAAATGAAAGTCGCTGTTATGGTCATGGAGTCAGCTCTTGATCTcttctcacctctgccagccctACAAACACCTCCAAACCACTCCCAAacccttgccatgtaaacccacaGGATCTCTAAATTCCCCAAGAAGATGTGAGGTTATTGATCCTAAGGCTTCCTCATGCTGCTTAAATAagacttttccccttcctctccctgattTAGGTTATTTCAGAGCAGTTACCCTGAACCACACCCGTGTCACCTGGGCCAAGCTCAGACATGtaactacaaaaataataatgggtaCCAAGTGTCCAAGGTCACAcgcaagcaaaatattttgctgcagagcatgctggggtggtgggcagaGGTCACTGTGAAGGTGAAATGAGATGTCCCTAAGGAGAGCAATCCATGCTGTCCTTGGGACCAGAGACATGCagggctggactgtgcagtgctgcaggagaaggcatTGCTGCCAGTGATGCCTCCCGCCCCAGAGGACACGTGGTTCCGGTGAACCTTATACCCAGAAAGGACAAGGTGCTTTTGAATGTGTCCTTGACAATGGACATCCCGTGATGCAGgaacactttgaaaatcattggTCTGTTTCTCTATTGCTCACCACAGCGATGACTTTCCACagtgctggctaactggggaggccCAAGAAGGCTGAATGCTAGTCAAGtgctgcccacctacaagaagggtaGGAGGGAGGATCGGGataactacaggcctgtcaaaCTGATcttagtgccagggaaggttgtAGAGCAGATCGTCCTGAGCATCATCACACAGGAGCCACAGGAAAACCAGGAGGTCAGGACCAGCCAgtatgggtttatgaaaggcaggtcctgcctgatgaatctgatctcctgctgggacaaggtgacctgccgagtggatgagggaaaggctgtggatgctgtctacctggaccttaggaaagccttttggctgcatctcccactgcattctcctggagaaactggctgctcatggctttggTGGGTGTTCTCCATGCTGGgttaaagctggctggacagccaagccccaAGAGGggtagtaaatggagtgacATCCAGGTGACAACAGCCCATAaggagtggtgttccccagggctcagtgctggggccagtcctgcttcAGAACTTCATCAATGGTctggattgagtgcaccctcagtgagtttgtgTACAACATCAAGTGGGGTAGCAGTGCTGATGTCCTTgaaggcaggaaggctctgcagagggatctgcacgGGT
Encoded here:
- the LOC129782879 gene encoding olfactory receptor 14C36-like; translation: MSNSSSISQFLLLAFADTRELQLLHFWLSLGIYLAALMANGLIITAIVCDHHLQTPMYFFLLNLSLLDLGSISTTLPKAMANSLWDTRDISYPGCAAQLFLIVFFLSAECSLLTVMAYDRYVAIWQPLHYGTLLGSRACVHMAAAAWDSGFLNAALHTANTLSLPLCQGNALGQVFCEIPQILKLSCSHTYLREVGLIVASSCLVCGCFVFIVLSYVQIFRAVLRIPSEQGRHKAFSTCLPHLAMVSLFVSTAIFAYLKPPSISSPSLDLVVSVLYSVVPPAVNPLIYSMRNQELKDALKKLMQSGVSQQH